The Actinomycetota bacterium region CCTCCCAGCGCTCCCCCGCCTCCGCCGAAGACGTCGGAGAGCCCGGTCCCGCGACCGGAATGCAGCAGGATGAGCGCCATCAGCAGGAGCGAGACGATGACGTGCACGACCACGAGG contains the following coding sequences:
- the secG gene encoding preprotein translocase subunit SecG encodes the protein MIDWALVVVHVIVSLLLMALILLHSGRGTGLSDVFGGGGGALGG